In Cyprinus carpio isolate SPL01 chromosome B16, ASM1834038v1, whole genome shotgun sequence, the following are encoded in one genomic region:
- the LOC109084523 gene encoding cathepsin K-like, whose amino-acid sequence MYAFGGISLLLVVWCGLAHTLENFTLDEAWESWKLTHNREYNGLNEESIRRAIWEKNMLFIEAHNKEYELGIHTYNLGMNHFGDMTLEEVAEKVMGLQMPMYRDTANTYLPDDTLEKLPKSIDYRKLGYVTSVKNQGSCGSCWAFSSAGALEGQLKKTKGQLVDLSPQNLVDCVTENDGCGGGYMTKAFKYVSDNQGIDSEESYPYVGMDQQCAYNSSGRATTCKGYKEIPQGNERALTSAVAKVGPVSVGIDAMQSTFLYYKSGVYYDPNCNKDDINHAVLAVGYGVTLKGKKYWIVKNSWGEDWGKKGYVLMARNRNNACGIANLASYPVM is encoded by the exons ATGTATGCGTTTGGTGGAATCAGCCTACTCCTGGTGGTGTGGTGTGGACTAGCTCACACTTTGGAGAATTTCACACTGGATGAGGCCTGGGAGAGCTGGAAACTGACCCACAATAGGGAGTACAATGGCCTG AATGAAGAGTCTATTCGACGGGCGATTTGGGAGAAGAACATGCTATTTATTGAAGCCCATAACAAAGAGTATGAACTGGGGATTCATACCTATAATCTGGGCATGAACCATTTTGGAGATATG ACACTAGAAGAAGTGGCAGAGAAAGTCATGGGACTTCAAATGCCCATGTACCGGGACACAGCGAACACATACTTGCCTGATGACACGTTGGAGAAGTTGCCCAAATCTATCGACTACCGTAAACTGGGATACGTCACTTCTGTCAAGAACCAA GGTTCATGTGGCTCATGCTGGGCCTTTAGCTCTGCTGGGGCTTTGGAAGGTCAGCTGAAGAAGACCAAAGGTCAGCTGGTGGACCTCAGTCCTCAGAACCTGGTGGACTGTGTGACTGAAAATGACGGCTGTGGTGGAGGATATATGACAAAGGCCTTCAAATACGTCAGTGACAACCAAGGCATTGATTCAGAGGAAAGCTACCCCTATGTTGGAATG GACCAGCAGTGTGCCTACAACAGCTCAGGGAGAGCGACCACATGTAAAGGGTATAAAGAAATTCCTCAGGGTAATGAGAGGGCACTGACTTCCGCTGTGGCAAAGGTGGGACCTGTATCAGTGGGTATAGACGCCATGCAATCCACCTTCCTGTACTACAAAAGCG GTGTGTACTATGATCCCAACTGCAACAAAGACGATATCAACCATGCAGTTCTAGCTGTTGGCTACGGAGTCACACTGAAAGGCAAAAAGTACTGGATTGTGAAGAACAG TTGGGGTGAAGATTGGGGGAAGAAGGGGTACGTCCTGATGGCTCGTAACCGTAACAATGCATGTGGCATTGCCAACCTGGCCAGTTACCCTGTCATGTGA
- the LOC109084524 gene encoding cathepsin S-like: MMLGSLLFVVCCSTALAHFSTNLDQHWELWKKTHNKFYSSKVEELGRRELWERNIQLITLHNLEASMGLHSYDLGMNHMGDMTTEEILQSFATTRVPPNYKRQTMNFVGSSGAPVPDSLDWREKGYVSSVKMQGACGSCWAFSSVGALEGQLMKATGKLVDLSPQNLVDCSSSYGNKGCNGGFMSSAFQYVIDNGGIDSESSYPYEGKQGQCRYNPSQHAANCTKYYFVSQGDEEALKQALASVGPISVAIDATRPQFILYRSGVYNDPTCTKKVNHAVLAVGYGATAGQDFWLVKNSWGTHFGDGGYIRIARNQNNMCGIAEYACFPVM, translated from the exons ATGATGCTCGGGAGCTTGCTGTTTGTCGTGTGTTGTAGCACAGCACTGGCCCATTTCAGCACAAATCTAGACCAGCACTGGGAGTTGTGGAAGAAAACGCATAACAAGTTTTACTCCAGTAAG GTTGAAGAACTGGGCAGGAGGGAGTTGTGGGAGAGAAACATTCAACTTATCACCCTTCACAACCTGGAGGCCTCCATGGGCCTGCATTCATATGATCTGGGCATGAACCACATGGGTGACATG ACAACAGAGGAGATCCTGCAATCATTCGCCACGACTCGCGTCCCTCCTAACTATAAGAGGCAAACGATGAATTTTGTGGGCTCTTCTGGGGCTCCTGTTCCTGACTCCCTAGACTGGAGAGAGAAGGGATATGTCTCCAGTGTGAAGATGCAG GGTGCATGTGGTTCGTGTTGGGCATTCAGCTCTGTTGGGGCTCTTGAAGGTCAGCTGATGAAGGCCACCGGAAAGCTGGTCGACCTCAGTCCTCAGAATCTGGTGGACTGTTCCTCCAGTTACGGCAACAAGGGCTGCAATGGCGGTTTTATGAGTTCTGCTTTCCAGTATGTTATTGATAATGGAGGAATAGACTCAGAGTCATCTTACCCTTATGAAGGAAAG CAAGGGCAGTGCAGATACAATCCATCCCAGCACGCAGCCAACTGCACAAAGTACTATTTCGTCTCTCAGGGAGATGAAGAGGCCCTGAAGCAGGCTTTGGCCAGTGTCGGGCCCATTTCAGTGGCCATTGATGCCACCCGCCCTCAGTTTATCCTGTACCGCAGTG GAGTTTACAATGACCCAACctgtacaaaaaaagtaaaccatGCAGTGCTGGCTGTGGGATATGGTGCGACTGCTGGACAGGACTTTTGGCTGGTCAAAAACAG TTGGGGTACCCATTTTGGAGATGGTGGCTACATCCGTATAGCCCGAAACCAGAACAACATGTGTGGCATCGCCGAGTATGCCTGCTTTCCAGTTATGTAA
- the LOC109099830 gene encoding cathepsin S-like, whose translation MMLGSLLFVVCCSTALAHFNTNLDQHWELWKKTHNKFYYSSKDEELGRRELWERNLELITLHNLEASMGLHLYDLGMNHMGDMTTEEILQSFATTRVPPGFKRQTAEFVGSSGAPVPDSLDWREKGYVSSVKNQGACGSCWAFSAVGALEGQLMKTTGKLVDLSPQNLVDCSSSYGNKGCNGGWMTDAFQYVIDNGGIDSESSYPYKGVQGPCRYDPSQRAANCTKYYYVSEGDEEALKQAVANIGPISVAIDATRPQFVFYRSGVYNDPSCTKKINHGVLAVGYGAIAGQEFWLVKNSWGAGFGDGGYIRMARNQNNMCGIALYPCYPVM comes from the exons ATGATGCTCGGGAGCTTGCTTTTTGTCGTGTGTTGTAGCACAGCACTGGCCCATTTCAATACAAATCTAGACCAGCACTGGGAGTTGTGGAAGAAGACACATAACAAGTTTTACTACTCCAGTAAG GATGAGGAGCTTGGAAGGAGGGAGTTGTGGGAGAGAAACCTTGAACTTATCACCCTTCACAACCTGGAGGCCTCCATGGgcctgcatttatatgatctGGGCATGAACCACATGGGTGACATG ACAACGGAGGAGATTCTGCAGTCATTTGCCACGACTCGTGTCCCTCCGGGCTTTAAGAGGCAAACAGCAGAATTTGTGGGCTCTTCTGGGGCTCCTGTCCCAGACTCTCTGGACTGGAGAGAGAAGGGATATGTCTCCAGTGTGAAGAACCAA GGTGCATGTGGTTCATGTTGGGCATTCAGCGCCGTTGGGGCTCTTGAAGGTCAGCTGATGAAGACCACAGGAAAGCTGGTCGACCTCAGTCCTCAGAATCTGGTGGACTGTTCCTCCAGTTACGGCAACAAGGGCTGCAATGGTGGTTGGATGACTGATGCCTTCCAGTATGTTATTGATAATGGAGGAATAGACTCAGAATCGTCTTACCCTTATAAAGGAGTG CAAGGGCCGTGCAGATATGATCCATCACAGCGTGCAGCAAACTGCACCAAATACTATTACGTCAGTGAAGGAGATGAGGAGGCCCTGAAGCAGGCTGTCGCCAACATTGGGCCCATTTCAGTGGCCATTGATGCCACCCGCCCTCAATTTGTCTTTTACCGCAGTG GAGTTTACAATGATCCATCCTGCACCAAAAAGATAAACCATGGAGTTTTGGCTGTGGGATACGGTGCGATTGCTGGACAGGAATTTTGGTTGGTCAAAAACAG TTGGGGTGCTGGATTTGGAGATGGTGGCTACATCCGTATGGCCAGAAATCAGAACAACATGTGTGGCATCGCCTTATACCCATGCTATCCGGTTATGTAG